A stretch of Miscanthus floridulus cultivar M001 chromosome 13, ASM1932011v1, whole genome shotgun sequence DNA encodes these proteins:
- the LOC136501606 gene encoding uncharacterized protein, whose protein sequence is MDFFKIKKFGKGKKSAGGGGEVVESDDEASAGDVTPRGLEEQKPDIGEGNNAEAAAAAEGPGVGVGNEVVEEEEEEEDDDDFITNEVKRRLKELRKNSFMVLIPEEECGELEEDGGEEEGGSPREWLESGVGDGFPLCGFDLLYDKYCERMLVFHKMIAQLMKDPESLNMSKKSPRSASKLASTLRSLSFKRKDELPEDCEQLQQQQSEDDPYQTLETAYVAHVSLSWEALHCTYVHLSLIVAAQPDNPTTYSSAAQAFQQFQVLLQRFIENEPFEHGTRVEIYARSRSLLSKLLQVPTFQVADRKDNTEDQMEPVISAPDLIKLLEESILTFRLFLKKDKRKSSVLMSAHGHTGSSIQQVQSSLDKKEAKVKELLKKKKGWKSKTWPGTMEEVQLLFALIDIKVVSRVLRMGKLSKEQLLWCEEKMSKVDLTENRLRRDGSPILFPC, encoded by the exons ATGGATTTCTTCAAGATTAAGAAGTTCGGGAAGGGGAAGAAGAGCGCCGGGGGTGGGGGAGAGGTAGTGGAATCTGACGACGAGGCCAGCGCTGGCGATGTGACCCCTCGAGGCCTGGAGGAGCAGAAGCCGGACATCGGGGAGGGGAACAAtgctgaggcggcggcggcggcggagggtccAGGTGTGGGCGTGGGCAATGAGGTagttgaagaagaggaggaggaagaggatgatgacgaTTTCATCACGAATGAGGTGAAGCGGAGGCTCAAGGAGCTCAGGAAGAACAGCTTCATGGTGCTCATCCCCGAGGAGGAGTGCGGTGAGCTCGAGGAGGAtggcggggaggaagaagggggcagCCCCAGGGAGTGGCTGGAGTCGGGTGTCGGCGACGGCTTCCCGCTTTGTGGGTTCGATTTGCTGTATGATAAGTACTGCGAGAGGATGCTGGTGTTTCATAAGATGATCGCACAGCTCATGAAGGATCCAG AGTCACTGAACATGTCCAAAAAGTCTCCAAGATCAGCATCAAAATTGGCATCTACCCTGCGCAGCCTCTCATTCAAAAGAAAAGATGAGCTCCCGGAGGATTGTGAACAACTTCAACAACAGCAAAGCGAAGATGATCCTTATCAGACACTTGAGACTGCATATGTTGCTCATGTTTCATTAAGCTGGGAGGCTCTGCATTGCACCTATGTGCACCTGAGCCTTATCGTTGCAGCACAACCTGATAATCCTACAACCTACAGCTCTGCTGCTCAAGCATTCCAGCAATTCCAGGTCCTGTTGCAGAGATTCATTGAAAATGAGCCATTTGAGCATGGTACCCGGGTTGAGATATATGCACGGTCTCGGAGCTTGTTGTCAAAGTTGCTTCAGGTCCCCACTTTTCAAG TTGCAGATAGGAAAGATAACACTGAAGATCAAATGGAGCCAGTGATTTCCGCACCTGATCTCATCAAATTGTTAGAGGAATCTATCCTAACTTTCCGCCTTTTCCTGAAGAAGGACAAGAGAAAGAGTAGTGTCCTTATGAGTGCTCATGGCCACACTGGAAGCTCGATTCAACAAGTGCAATCTTCACTCGATAAG AAAGAGGCGAAGGTGAAGGAGctgttgaagaagaagaaagggtgGAAGAGCAAGACCTGGCCAGGCACAATGGAGGAGGTCCAGCTGCTGTTCGCCCTGATCGACATCAAGGTCGTGTCGCGGGTGCTCCGGATGGGGAAGCTGAGCAAGGAGCAGCTGCTGTGGTGCGAGGAGAAGATGAGCAAGGTGGACCTCACCGAGAAC